Within the Glycine soja cultivar W05 chromosome 3, ASM419377v2, whole genome shotgun sequence genome, the region acTTCAGTTAATGCCGAAGCTTCATTTAGAAACTCATCTGTTGACTGTTGTTTGACTTTTCTTTTATGAACAATAATTTTAGGAAGTGTATATGGTGACGGAAGCTGAgaagaaaaattggaaaaacCTAGCAAGAGACAAATACCCGAAGCCACTAATATTTCACGATGGAAGATTAGCACTTAAACCCACACCACTAATGACTCTAGCCATGCTAATATGGCTTCCTTGTGGCTTCATCCTTGCATTGATTAGGATCACAACAGCACTCTCACTTCCATACAACATCTCAACGCCCCTATTGGAATTCACTGGGCTTCGTCTCACAATTTCAAGGCCCAAAACCACAAACAAAGaagataaatttttactcaAGGGGCGTCTTTATGCATGCAACCACAGAACATTGCTAGACCCTCTCTATTTATCGTTCACTTTGAGTAGAGACCTAGTGGCCGTGACATATAGTTTGAGCAGAATGTCCGAGATACTCGCACCGATCAAAACGGTGCGTTTGACGAGGAACCGCGACGAGGATGCTAAGACCATGAAAAGTTTGTTGAAACATGGTGACCTGGTTGTGTGCCCTGAAGGGACCACGTGTAGAGAGCCCTATTTATTAAGGTTCAGCCCTTTGTTTTCGGAACTGTGCGTTGAAATAATCCCTGTGGCAATTGATTGTCACGTGACAATGTTCCATGGCACAACCGCAGGAGGTCTTAAGTGCTTGGACCCATTTTTCTTCTTGATGAATCCCACACCTTCTTACTCTGTTCAGTTGCTAGAGAAAGTGTCACCTCCATTACCGCTAGTAATGTTATCAATGGCGATTATGCGGGATTTGCAGTGGCTAATCACGTGCAAACGCAAATTGGGAAGGCCTTGGGATTTGAATGCACTCAACTTAATAGAAAGGACAAGTACTTGATTTTGGCCGGTAATGAAGGTATAGTTTCGACCACAAAGAGTGGTAAATAGTTAATAGGGTTTTGATTTTGCTCATGCTTTGTTTAAATCACTAATAATTAGCAATGCCCTTGTGATGGAAAACATAGACAAGGAAAATACGGCAAAAATGACTTCCCTTGCTTgttgtcattattttttggccatTTTTTTCTTCGTTTTTCTATGTTGTAACGTAGAAGCAATATTGATTCATATCTTATTGTTAATCTCATATATAGTGATTCATTAATGAAGCGTATCGACTGTGgactctccaaaggagggtattATTTCATCTAGTATGATCgtgatatgatatttaattgattaaactcACTGAGCCTAATTAAGTTCGCGTAGCAGTAATTAAATCGTTTATTGTTTTTCcaacaaatttgatttgatatGGCAatgtttaaaatcaaattaaatgaaCTGGGAGATATACTCGGACTTTTCCACTTTCTGCCAATTGTTAGTGGAGTAATGCCATATATGTCTTCATAAAATgtttcttacaatttttttttataaatattttataaaaatattaaataaaaaatttattaatatcttAAATTATAGGCAGCACTCAGTATTGTACTCTCATTAATTGTTAGGGGGTAAAGCAAACAGAATTTGAATTAAGTTGAGgtctatttaaaaattaatgacatGCAGGTATGTATACTTTAAATTTTGAGTCTAAGACTTGCAATTTTAAACCAATATTCATGTTATTGTATTTGTTGGAGTCTAAGGTACTCCCACAAAATTCATCCAACTATaagaataactttttattcaaaatttaattatatttaaagctATTGCATtacttcttttaaaaatatatcatgtgAGGATCAAATTACAAAACCAGCAACTACCCAGCTAGTTAGTATATATGTTTGGGTTTATGTGTTACGAAATGTAATTGAAATTTCATGCCTACTAAAGTGGGCAGACTATGGCGCAAGCCTTTGCATATGCAGCTGCAATTAATCGACCTTGCTTGATTCCATGCTAAGTAGGAGAGCTTACGATATGATGATGCATGTGGCCCATCTAGGGACTATGGTGTCTTGAATAGCCAAATAGTCACCTCCCTTTGGAGATAAGGGAAATGGTTACGTCCACGTTTTAGAAATCTATATTCATCATTTGGGTGAAAGGCAACTGCATGCGTCAATAAAAGGATAACCTTAAGGGAAAACCCTagacaaaaataaacatatacctTTGCTTTGAATCTAATCATAGGTTTTTTTTGGACAGCGAATCTAATCATAGGTTATTTCAGGGTCATTCTCTTGAGACATCTCatgaccatatatatatatatatatatatatatatataattgtttcgAATCATATAATAATGTCTCGTTACAAGAATAGGCCCTGTGAAGCCAGGTTACAATCTATTTAGGCAATGAAGGCATAAATAAATGATAACCCAGACAAGAGCACCAACAAACCAAAAGAAAGTCCATCAGTAAAGAGAGTGTTAtatcacttttatttatttatttatatgacttaattatctaatttattaagattaaggaaaatgattaatataacttgtaataataaatttattttagatttataatttttttaaaactattattattattattattacttgtattttttaaaattatttttcagtacattctctctctttaattatatgcatatttatagtgtaaaaatcatcaatataaaaaattataaataaaatcttataaaaatgaataataaacattattttaaagttgTATCATaatgtctcatttttttttgggtgaattATAATAATGTCTCGTTAGCATAAGCTTAATTAATCGGTAAATGATATGTgcggataaaaaaaactttaaatggtATGTGATTGGTTTTTACTAAGGatgatttcatcattaaaattatatcaaaaaaataaaatagattttttgttttaaagaatttattattaaattttattataatttttataaaaaaattaaaattaaaattatttttactctaaattcaattttaactaaaattgattttataaaatccaAATACTTTAAAATCAAGTTATAAACGTTGACCCGAGTTCAAGCTAGGTAAACAACCTGTAACTAGTAGCATAAAGCATCACACTATATTACCTGCAGCTAGGTAAACAACCTGCAACTTAACTATGGCTGTATTTGATATAATAAGCTGGAAAGTTAATGAAAGTtggaaaataatttagaaatataattaatggcgtaaaaaatatgtttatgtaTGTGTATTAGTGtatgtatataataattaaaataaataatttcatatattattattactaggtaaatactaatattttataaaaactgaaATAACGTATGCACATGtaacttattaaaataaaggTATTAATTATATGTGAGtaaaaaaatagtgatttttGGAAATTGATAGGGatagaattagaaaatattgtaTAGCTCTTAAATCTTACAAGTTATATGAGTTATGAGACTAATTTTTATGATATGAGTATCCCAAGGTATCTCCATGTGGCGGCACCACCTAGGAAGTGAAGGTAGGTGGTGACACAGATTTAGGTCTTTGAAGAAACCTACGAAATTTTAgggttcaataaaaaataataataattgaataaaaaataattagacagATGTTAATGTTAATTACTAATGAAGACTAATCATCACTCACGTAAGTTTGGATTTTCTGAGCATAGgttcatgtaaaaaaatacacatttaaattttatattcaaaattttagtaACAGATTTTGAACATTTGCCTATTTATTTAGGAGAAAAACATATATCCTTTACTTTTTTTACTTGGGTCCGTTATTGGTCATTCAAAGACCCTTCGACCCAAAAAAGATGGTCCGGCCCATATAGAAAAGAATTGGCAAGACGTATATTGGGCTTGAGTTAATGGGCTGAGTgacaataaataatgaaaaaactgTGGGCTGAATTGTAATTATTAGAAACTTCATCTTCCTCACTAGTCATTAAGGTCTGGTGGTTTTAGTGTTACACACAAAAGAGAAGCTTAGCCCTAGCCAGCATCTTCCAGCACCAATTTGCTTGGATCGGAATTAGGGTTTTGAAATTGATGGGTACGGAGAGAAAGAGGAAGGTGAGCTTGTTCGATGTGGTAGACGATTCCGCGGCAAAGATGGCGAAAACCAATGGCGGCGCTGCTAATAATCTCATCAATCACTGGACCTCAAGGCCTTACTCCCAAAGGTACTTCGAGATTCTGGAGAAGAGAAAGACCCTCCCCGTTTGGCACCAGAAAGAAGAGTTTTTGCAGGTTCTCAAAGATAACCAGACTTTGATTCTCGTCGGTGAAACTGGTAGTGGCAAAACTACGCAGGTTTGTTTTGTTCAACTcatatgtttatgtttttttttcttctagagATTGGTTTTATGTATTTCAATAATATGTTTTCTAGCATGTTTTAgggcatttttaaaaaaaattaaattcggATACACAAATGTTACGATGATAGATGTTTTATCTAGGTTTCACTATGTGTGTATGTctctaatttatgaaaaaaattatgcttTTTTTGGGGGGGTCGCAGATTCCTCAGTTTGTTTTGGATGCTGTCGAATTAGAGACACCGGATAAACGTAAGAAGATGATGATAGCGTGCACTCAGCCTCGGAGAGTGGCTGCAATGTCTGTTTCGCGTCGTGTGGCCGAAGAGATGGATGTAACTATTGGGGAAGAGGTTGGTTACAGTATCAGATTTGAAGACTGCAGTAGTGCAAAGACGGTTTTGAAGTATGTTTAGTTTTGCTATTGGATTGGTTTATGTTATTGATTTTGAGCTTGATTGATATGTGTTGtctatgttttttgttttccttgtgctcttttttgtgttgttttgtcTAGTCTAAAGTGGAATGCTTTGTCTCACAGGTATCTAACGGATGGTATGCTCTTAAGAGAAGCTATGACGGATCCACTTTTGGAACGGTACAAGGTTATTATTCTTGACGAGGCACATGAGAGGACTTTAGCCACGGATGTGCTATTTGGTCTTCTGAAGGAAGTGCTTAAAAATAGACCTGATATGAAGTTGGTTGTTATGAGTGCGACTCTTGAAGCTGAAAAGTTTCAGGGCTATTTTTTCGGTGCCCCTCTCATGAAAGTTCCTGGAAGGCTACATCCTGTTGAAATTTTCTATACTCAGGAACCTGAAAGGGATTACTTGGAGGCTGGCATTAGGACAGTGGTACAGATACACATGTGTGAGCCTCCAGGAGATATACTTGTATTTTTGACTGGAGAGGAAGAGATAGAAGATGCTTGCCgcaaaataacaaaagaaatttCTAATCTGGGAGATCAGGTGGGCCCTGTTAAAGTTGTACCCCTGTATTCTACACTTCCTCCTGCTATGCAGCAGAAGATTTTTGAGCCAGCTCCACCTCCACTGAAGGAGGGTGGAACTCCTGGAAGGAAGATTGTGGTATCAACGAACATAGCAGAAACGTCCTTGACAATTGATGGTATTGTTTATGTCATTGACCCCGGTTTTGCTAAGCAGAAGGTTTATAACCCACGAGTTCGTGTGGAGTCTTTATTAGTGTCACCAATATCGAAAGCTAGTGCACATCAGAGATCAGGGCGTGCTGGAAGAACTCAACCAGGGAAGTGCTTTAGACTTTACACTGAGAAAAGTTTCAATAATGATCTACAGCCACAGACCTATCCTGAAATTTTGAGATCAAATCTTGCCAACACAGTTCTTACTTTGAAGAAACTGGGTATAGACGATTTAGTGCATTTTGATTTCATGGACCCTCCTGCTCCTGAGACCTTAATGCGTGCATTGGAAGTGTTGAATTACTTGGGTGCACTGGATGACGATGGTAACTTAACAAAACTGGGTGAGATTATGAGTGAATTTCCCTTGGACCCACAGATGTCAAAGATGCTCGTTGTCAGTCCTGAATTCAACTGTTCAAATGAGATTCTGTCCGTTTCTGCCATGCTTTCAGGTATAATCCTTTTATTTTGTTGCTTTTTTATGTCTGTCCAGTATCCCCCCATAATGCTAAGGCAAATTAGTTATGCTGGGATCCATTTTGAAATGGACTCCCTGCTGTTGTGCTTGTGCAAGATGATAATCTTGTGGATATGATGGGGGATGTTTGACTGCTTACATGTGTGCTTAGTTGCACATGAATGTGGTCAGTTGAGTGTGTCCTGTTAGGTTGTCATCAGCAACTGTCTTCTCTGGGTTCCATGTCCCCGGTTGGCATGCACCATTGGATTCTAAGTAAGTGCTGATGCATTAGTTGCAGTTTCTCAGTATTCTCATGAAGCAAATGGTGTGGTCTCGCCTCTATGCATCTGCTGACCTTCCGTGGACCTCCTCTGTGATAATCAATTTCTTTCTTTAGTACCCAATTGCTTTGTCCGGCCTAGGGAGGCACAAAAAGCTGCGGATGAAGCTAAAGCTAGGTTCGGGCACATTGATGGAGATCATCTCACACTGTTGAATGTCTATCATGCGTACAAGCAAAATAGTAAGTAGTTATTTCTGCTAGCTCCTTTTTTTTCAATATCTAGttaaattattacttttttttatattaactttgttaattgtaaatgttttttaagaTGAGGATCCCTCTTGGTGCTACGATAACTTTGTTAATCATAGGGCATTGAAATCAGCTGATAATGTTAGACAACAATTAGTGCGTATCATGTCCCGGTTTAATCTGAAGCTATGCAGCACTGACTTTAATAGCCGCGACTACTATGTCAACATAAGAAAAGCTATGCTAGCTGGGTATTTCATGCAGGTAGCTCATCTGGAGCGTACAGGACACTACTTGACAGTGAAAGACAACCAGGTTTGTTTAGATGAACTGCTTTTGTCTTCTTCATCTGTCTTTCATTTGTGTTGTTGGAGGAGCTAGACTGTCAGCTTTAGTATTGTACTTTTCTGGTTCCTAaatgtttctgttttgtttGTAGGTGGTGCATTTGCATCCATCCAATTGCCTGGATCACAAGCCTGAATGGGTCATTTATAATGAATATGTTCTTACCAGTCGGAATTTTATTCGTACTGTTACAGACATACGTGGGGAATGGTAAGATTCTCTCTGTATATGGATTATTGATGCTTGTACCATCAAAGATGCAAAGTCTTGAATGCTTGTAATGTTTGATGTGAAGTGAAAGCCTGATGAAAATATGAACTTGTGTTCAATTAAAATGGGAACTACATGATGAAAAACATTTGAAGACAGTACTTAGACAGATGCAATTTGTGACTGAATTTCATTGTTAGATTTTAGGGAGAAGACTTGGGAGGTAGTTGAATGTCAAGtatattgttgtgttttttttataagatgaaGGTTATCTAGTTTCCCTATTCCTGACATGCAATTCTCATTCTCATCTCATACAGGTTGGTTGATGTAGCACCACATTACTATGATTTGTCTAATTTCCCCCAATGCGAGGCAAAGCGTGTCCTCGAGAGACTTTACAAGAAgcgagaaaaggaaaaggaggaaGCCAGGAGCCGCAGATGAAGTCAGCCATCCACACTATTTTTGCCTTTGGGTTTGGATTTGGATTGGATATTTTGCCTTCTGCAGCTGAGACTGAGATCATGATTCCTGGTGGCACTTGCCTTGTAATATCCTTTACATCTGAAAGGAATACTGAATGTCGATAGTTTAGTTCAAAATGAGCTAAGTTTCTTGTACCATTTGCTAGAGTAATagtgaacatttttttaatcaccgTCCATCTTCTGTTGTACCTTTAGTCCAAATTTGTTTCTGGATTTTATTCTCGTTAAAGGATAGATTATAAATGTCTGGATGCCTGGATATACTAAGCTGGGAATCTATTATGTTTTAGTTATTCATTtataagtaatttatttttactcctATTCTCAGTCCTCACTACTTGAACATGTAGCAAGTTTCCAACTATCCTGCAGTGTTACCTAGAAGTTTGGTTTAAATAGATTATTCCACAAAAAACTCAGTCCATCACGTAGTTGAACAAAATTGAGGGGTTGGAATGAATGctatcaaatatatttattatttttattattttttctttgaattcagGGTATTTTCCAATatagttaataattaatatcttGAGGTGATATTCATTTTTGGAACTGGttatttttatagatttttttgtcaCAAAGATGGTATTAGGGATTAAATCTCCGACAACGTAAATTTACAGTAGCATGTAACAAATGtagatttaaattaatatcGGAATAATGCAACCCACgtttaaaaataatgagattatTGGAATATTTCTATTTACCACCTGAGTCTGGAAAGAACAAtcgaaatttgaaatttgaatgtgTCGATTTCAAATTTGGAGATCATGAAGACAACGTCATTTTCCTTGAATTGTATGAAGCATAACAGAGGCCCTCGGCTTTCGTTGGCTCAGCTTCTACTGATCAACCTCACTTTTGAAATAAACTTTCAGAGATTAATGGATCCAACACACCAAGAAGCTACTTCCAAGGGATAATGGAGGACTACAGGACCTTTCTCAACTTCAACTTATCATTCCTAATTATTGTTGGATTGAGGATATATCTTACCGAGTACCAAGTATATCCTATTGTCCTTTCTAATATACAAGCTTTTCCAATtctataaaaatgaaatgagttaaatacctttttatttttttaaatcatcaaaatatatacaaaaatggTTACCAAATCGAGTAAAATGTTTTGAAGGTTTAAAttgtcaaaaattattttttaaaaactaaattaaaaaaattactaattaaaaattttcacaAATGTGAAACTATGAATAAAGAGGGactaaaaaattttataaaaattgagggaatactaaaacaatttttttaaggagtaaaaaaaataaattttcaaatttaaaggaataaaaaaacataagccAAATGAAATTTATCCAACTTTTATGcctaaaaaaagatgaaatcaTGCTTAGTAAAAATCAATcacatcattttttttggtgGCAGACTCATGTTTACATCGATTAAGCTTTCCCAATtctataaaatgaaatttatccAGCTGGGCAGTGTTGCTTGTTTTATCATTTGATGAAACACTATCGTGAGGCTGATGAAAGAAAGTTTCCTTTGTTACGAcgacaacaataataaataaaatctcaaaaatACAAACATTCATTTAACACATTCTTTTTGTCATACATATCACCTATAAGGTTATCACATAATCACTAATCTTTCGTGTCTTTCTTTCTCACGATGTAAACTAGCATTTAGTGTTTACGAAACATTACTTTTATGACATGCTAGTGAAATCTGTGACATTCATGCACacgattgattttaaatttcgaacAATGGCTGctagaatcaattaaactcaaAAGCATACATGGATTatgcattaatttttaaatgggtCGCAATTAAATTtgcatttcttttaaattaccCCCAGGACAAGTAATATGATTACAAGCATAACTATAACTTCTATTGAATGAGATGTTTTTAAATTCAGATCAATCTTCTTGGttcaaaatttaatgaataaattGTGATTGGacaaacattaataaaatattaattaaataatacatagTACAGTacataaaataatgttaaaaaaaaacatatcataatGTTTAGGAATAAATTTCAACAGTATAGAACACACATATAACTAATTTATCAACATCAATAAAAatggttaaaataatttattttaattaataatgttataaattaaaattttattctataaatatttaaagaattaaattatttgaatattaaatatattaaataatcttACTCGTAATTCAAGAAATATCTTTTCCATTAACAAGTGAAGTTATACTGttaatatgttaataaatataatcattTACGTGAGAAATGATTAatagatttgttttttttttttctgaattaaaTGATGAATAGACGTttcattaataaacattatttatttaaaaataatttatatttatgaaaattaatatattcaaaataatttatatttcttataatttgaagaagaaagtgacacAAACTTGTTTCTTATACGAAGGAATATATCATGACTCCACTAACAATTGCcagaaatggaaaaaaatggAGCATACCCTACTTCATTTAATTTG harbors:
- the LOC114407444 gene encoding probable pre-mRNA-splicing factor ATP-dependent RNA helicase DEAH2, whose amino-acid sequence is MGTERKRKVSLFDVVDDSAAKMAKTNGGAANNLINHWTSRPYSQRYFEILEKRKTLPVWHQKEEFLQVLKDNQTLILVGETGSGKTTQIPQFVLDAVELETPDKRKKMMIACTQPRRVAAMSVSRRVAEEMDVTIGEEVGYSIRFEDCSSAKTVLKYLTDGMLLREAMTDPLLERYKVIILDEAHERTLATDVLFGLLKEVLKNRPDMKLVVMSATLEAEKFQGYFFGAPLMKVPGRLHPVEIFYTQEPERDYLEAGIRTVVQIHMCEPPGDILVFLTGEEEIEDACRKITKEISNLGDQVGPVKVVPLYSTLPPAMQQKIFEPAPPPLKEGGTPGRKIVVSTNIAETSLTIDGIVYVIDPGFAKQKVYNPRVRVESLLVSPISKASAHQRSGRAGRTQPGKCFRLYTEKSFNNDLQPQTYPEILRSNLANTVLTLKKLGIDDLVHFDFMDPPAPETLMRALEVLNYLGALDDDGNLTKLGEIMSEFPLDPQMSKMLVVSPEFNCSNEILSVSAMLSVPNCFVRPREAQKAADEAKARFGHIDGDHLTLLNVYHAYKQNNEDPSWCYDNFVNHRALKSADNVRQQLVRIMSRFNLKLCSTDFNSRDYYVNIRKAMLAGYFMQVAHLERTGHYLTVKDNQVVHLHPSNCLDHKPEWVIYNEYVLTSRNFIRTVTDIRGEWLVDVAPHYYDLSNFPQCEAKRVLERLYKKREKEKEEARSRR